The Thunnus thynnus chromosome 13, fThuThy2.1, whole genome shotgun sequence genome segment TTGTGTTTCGCTACAATATTGACGTAAGCATATGTTTATTTTCTAGGAGAGAAAGATTCCACCATTGTTGAGTGCATTTCTTTGAGACTTTGtactgatttattcatgtttgcATTTATGTTGTCTGAGGGAGATTTCTTTGTCTCCTTTTGTGTCCAGAGAAAAACCATCAAAGATGTACTGACCAGCGGTGACCTGGGTAACAAAGCCATAACTGGGAAAGTTGTACAGAAATCTGCTCTGCGCACATATGAAACCcaacaaaaggagaaaaagtttttcttttatctggGAGTCAGTGATGAGGAATCCTGCATTAAAGTGATGGTGTACGGAGAAGATCGCCATCAAGATATCCAGGAGGGGAGCTGCTATTCGTTCAGAGATGTAATCATGGAAGAAAATGTCATGAAAGTTACCAAATGGAGCAAAGTGGCTAGAACGAGTCCCATTGACGTCCCTGAGAAGCTGGAGGTGGAAGCTGAGATGCTCATTTATCCCCAGAAGCCAGTTTGCAGCATAACAAAGGCCAAAGAGTACGCTGACAAGACAGCAGTGAGTGTTGAAGGAACTGTAACAGAGGTGAGTTTCCATAAGACATCCAGCAATACTAATGGTGAAAAGTGCCAAGAGTTGGACTATCTGCCAGTGGGACAACAATGGATTACTGTTATCATGTGGCACACAGCAGGGACATACCATAATCAGCAGTAAAGAATCACCATAAACTGGTGAGGGGTGATATATCAACATACCCTTTCATGTACCATATGCAggtcaaacagcagcaacatacCTTTAGTCAAAGTGGCAAAACACTAAGAATCAGCATATGACACTAAAACAATGTGCTTGAGAAAACTTACCTGAATTGGAAGTGATAATCTGTTTATGAATCACACACAGTATCGATATAATAAGCAGTGGCGTATGTCGGTAAGAATTGGTATATGCTGGTGAGAAGTGGTTTATGACAGTGGAACATGCATGTCATATACCAACATACCAACATAACATACCGTTTATCTCCACCATTCTGGTTTGTAGCACTTAAACCATAGTGCTACAATCCAGAATGGCTGCCTTTAGCTTCCCTACATCAGGCCTGTTCAAAATTGTTTGCTGCCTCACCTCCATGAACAAACTAAATCCTGTCTTGTTTCCTTTTTGTGTCCTGTTTAGCATTTTGGTAGCAAAGGCAACCCACTGACCTCTGACAACATAAACATAATCAGTTCTACAGGAAGTAGAGGTGGAATCACACCTCAGGTTATGTTACATGGAATGTGAAAATCATCCAATACATGTAATTAGACTGACAAACCCAGTGTAACTAAAGATTGCACAATCTTTTGTCGAATTTGTTGAAAATGAAGGAATTTGTTGGATTGTTtccattattgttgtttttttagattGGTCCCGTCGAAGTCGTCAACATGAAGAAccaacagaggaagaaagacaaGCAAGATTTCCATCTTAATGATGGCAAAGATTCCATCAGGATCACCTTGTGGGGCAAAGACACCAAACAACTCACAGGAACATCAGATGGAGACTTTGTCAGAGTGACCAATGTGAAGACCAATCACTACTATGAAACCGTCTCGCTGAACTCAACTGATTTCACCAGAATTTTCAAGGTAGCTGCTGCCAAGCTGAGTTGTTAAAGAGTTGTTTGTTGCTCAGTTTGTTGGTTGAATGAGGAGCTTCTGGATGTCATAATCAGTGACAAAACATCACTAGTAGTCTTTGATAGAACTCTGTTTACATGTAAGTGATCTACCAGAAACACGTTGTAGAGCAGGTTTGTGTACATTACGGGGAGTAACTAAcagggagtttgttccagacaTGTGGAGCATAAAACTGGACGCTGCTTCCTCatttttagttttgactctggggacagaaagcagatctgtcccagaccacctgagaggtctggatggttcataatgtagcagcagatcagaaatgt includes the following:
- the LOC137196155 gene encoding uncharacterized protein encodes the protein MPNILEKKWKTALTSILEELDKSEYKKMLFCSCFDKIPKGVKTGTSREEMPQIIIQHLGVDESVSAINEAMDLIPRKDSAVQDLLRPFVDKLSNKHEEENRDSMKENREEKNKNQRVTMTTLAETKDQLKSSQPDKRKTIKDVLTSGDLGNKAITGKVVQKSALRTYETQQKEKKFFFYLGVSDEESCIKVMVYGEDRHQDIQEGSCYSFRDVIMEENVMKVTKWSKVARTSPIDVPEKLEVEAEMLIYPQKPVCSITKAKEYADKTAVSVEGTVTEIGPVEVVNMKNQQRKKDKQDFHLNDGKDSIRITLWGKDTKQLTGTSDGDFVRVTNVKTNHYYETVSLNSTDFTRIFKIQSAIQNVKLRL